From a single Melospiza georgiana isolate bMelGeo1 chromosome 5, bMelGeo1.pri, whole genome shotgun sequence genomic region:
- the LOC131083922 gene encoding splicing factor YJU2-like, translated as MSERKVLNKYYPPDFDPAKIPKLRLPKDRQYVVRLMAPFNMRCRTCGEYIYKGKKFNARKETVQNKSYLGLPIFRFYIKCPRCLAEITFKTDPQNTDYAMEHGATRNFQAQKLLEEEEKRMQKEREAEELNNPMKVLENRSKDSKLEMEVLENLQELKELNQHQANVDFEAMLKQHKEVEETQKRKEQEEDEQEMKAMLEQAQNCRLLVDSDSDDEPTKHCPNPTAQTKPRDILQEDTQSKRLMMESWECSLGKLSSRAQLARLVARRKEKPHPALDKGMETRGTTATTSSLPAAAAAMSSLGLLGAYWDSEDRD; from the coding sequence ATGTCGGAACGGAAAGTGCTGAACAAATATTACCCCCCAGACTTCGATCCTGCCAAGATCCCCAAGCTGAGGCTCCCAAAGGACCGGCAGTACGTGGTGAGGCTCATGGCCCCCTTCAACATGAGGTGCAGGACGTGTGGGGAGTACATCTACAAGGGCAAGAAGTTCAACGCCCGCAAGGAGACGGTGCAGAACAAGTCCTACCTGGGGCTGCCCATCTTCCGCTTCTACATCAAGTGCCcgcgctgcctggctgagatCACCTTCAAGACAGACCCCCAGAACACGGATTACGCCATGGAGCACGGCGCCACCAGGAACTTCCAGGCACAGAAgctcctggaggaggaggagaagaggatGCAGAAGGAGAGGGAAGCGGAGGAGCTCAACAATCCCATGAAGGTCCTGGAGAACCGAAGCAAGGACTCCAAGCTGGAGATGGAGGTCCTGGAGAacctgcaggagctgaaggagctcaACCAGCACCAGGCCAACGTGGATTTTGAAGCCATGCTGAAGCAGCACAAGGAGGTGGAGGAGACGCAGAAGCgcaaggagcaggaggaggatgagcAGGAGATGAAGGCCATGTTGGAACAGGCCCAGAACTGCCGGCTCCTGGTGGATTCTGACTCTGATGATGAACCAACAAAACACTGTCCAAATCCCACagcccaaacaaaacccagggATATCCTGCAGGAGGACACCCAGAGCAAGAGGCTGATGATGgagagctgggagtgcagcTTGGGcaagctcagcagcagggcccagctggCCAGGCTGGTGGCCCGCAGGAAGGAGAAGCCACATCCTGCCCTGGATAAGGGGATGGAAACCCGAGGCACCACAGCCACCACCAGCtcacttccagcagcagcagcagccatgtCCTCGCTGGGTTTGCTGGGAGCCTACTGGGACAGCGAGGACAGAGACTGA